cttggcggggggggggggggtgtgggtgGGTTTGGGgaagttgggtttttttttataagctTTCCTTATCGATGGAACTTGACTTTACCATATTATTTGTAACTGGGATTACAAGAACATTTAGGTTCAACTTTGgtttcatattatttttattttaaggttttAAGTAATATCTACCATTGAATCTTCTGGACCAGGAGATCTCTTTCCTTTATCTGGTTTGATACGTTGGGTACATATGTCCCATGCCTTCAAGTGCCTCGTAACTCATAAGATGCAAAATGTTGCCATCCAGTGGATTAGACCTCCGTTTGCACTCATGCATTGAAGATCTCAAAGAATTAACATACATTTTGAATTTGACTTCACTAGCTGACACCCCTGTCAGTTTGATTCAGGGGGATGGAGGAACCTTTGATTCACTTGATCCATCGAACTTTCTAAATCTGTATGTGAACTTATGATGGATCTGACTGCAATAGTTGTCCTGCTCAGCGGGTGTAGGTTTGTCTCTGCCCCTGTCAGTTTGATTCAGGGGGATGGAGGAACCTTTGATTCACTTGATCCATCCAACTTTCTAAATCTGTATGTGAACTTATGATGGATCTGACTGCAATAGTTGTCCTGCTCAGCGGGTGTAGGTTTGTCTCTGTTTATCAGATCCATTTCTTTGTCAAGTAGAAGGATATGGGgcattcaaagaaaaaaaatagaaaacatttTGCCAAACTAATAAATTATTACCTTGCAACATGACATCAGGAACTCTAAATGTAATAGGGTACTAACTATCTGTGATATCTGAAATTAAAAGGACATTGGCCAATGGCTTGTGACAATACCATTCTATAGTTTATGCTAGTTTTGTATCCAAATAATGGGTGTGTACCCCATCAAAAAGTTTCAGAGATGGGGAAAATGTATCCATTGAAGGGCACAACACACCTGATACTTAGATCCATACCATGTCAAATCATCTGTGATATGGTTACTTAAGTTAATATCTAGAGTCTGGCTATCACAGTTCTCATTTGAGCAATAACATTTGGCTTagatgaaggaaaaaaaaaagggtgtccACTACGTACATCCTATCTATTATTACCTTGTATATGCTCAAAAATTTTCTTGCACCATCTTACTTCAGATTGATGCTAATAGCAATCTTGATGTCAAACACAGGCAACTGAAATGCAGCTTGGCTTAGCTGTTGAAAGTCAAAATGCCACTTTGTCTGTAAAGAGGAGGTTAGCATGTGAGCAGATGAGTTATTTAGCACAGGTATGTGTTTCTCCTAGTTGCATCTTTCCCCAATGATGAGGGAAGCATTTCATCGCTTTTTATATCATTTTTCATGTAAGCGATAACCTTCAACCTGTACCTTGTGGAATTTATTTTAATGGCCTCCACTCATTGCAGGAAGTTCGGATTCAGATAAATCAATGCCAAAAGTTTTGTTATTGGGACTAGttttttactttaaaaaaattctGGGAACTACTTTCAGGGTCACATGTAGCTAGAGCCTGTCATAGGCTATAATGGAGGTGTTGTTTTGTCTTAATTCTATAATACAGATGTATGACTTCACTACCCCACACGTAGAGATTCCTATACAATgagagaacaagaagaacaTGCAAAATACCTTACGCTAAGTGAAAATAAAACTGACCTATTGGAATTTCCTTGTGACATTGTGAACTGAGCTAATCAAGTCAATCCAGTGGAACAGGATGCTTATTGTACAGGGTTTTGGTTGTAAAGAAAATGCAGGAAACTTTTTATGAAGATTTATCAAATTCCAAGTAAATAATCTGTCTAAGAGGTGTAGAGGCTTGGGTGAAAAGACAAGACATTAAAATGTTAATTGCTCTGTTTTAGCTTTGGTAACTTTTTGTGCTCAATATTAACCCCAAGCTCCATGTGCTATATGGGGGATGATTGGATCCTCTGAGGAGAGCCGTATGGAACTTGTCTTGATTGGAGAATAACTATTATGTGTGATGCATTAACATGAGTAGTGAAACAGCTACGAAGCTTGTCATAGCATACTTTATAGTTTCCACCTGGGGACATTGGTCAAAGTAAAGCTTGATGAAATGTGGGATCAACATTCTGCCAGTAGTCTTCAGATGATGGATGTGAACAACATGTGCAGGATCCTCATTTGTTGAGCACAATTCTTTTGAAAGTATATTAATAGAAGAAAAATTAACTTGTGTGGTTTGTGTATGTGGTAATCACTTGTATTTGTTACTCTGTATTTGCTTCtcatgatttcctttttctgtctcttgttgATCAGGCTCACAGCCTCCTGTCGGGATGTGATGTTACTCATGGATATGGAAAGAAGCATCTGTTGTTCATAAAATGGAAATACCTAGAAGGAAAGGTGTTATTTAATCCACCTTTCCTCTGATTCAAATCCTTATTTGTCCCTGCATTTGGTAAATTTCTTTTCACGGATCTCATTCTTTCATGATTTTGTATCAGGCAGCAGCTTACTActaccatggtttgatcctGGACAAGGGTAACGAGCCATCCAGTCACATTAGTGCCGTCTGCTGTTTTCTTGCTGCAGAAGAACTTCTTATTGAAAGCAAGAAAGCCTGCTTAAGCTTCTGCCTTGCGGCACCTGTGACCAGGTTGGGTTAAGTTACTGCTTATATCTTGGCACGAAACCTCGTTAGAATATGCATTATTTTTCAGTGTGgtatttcatttcctttttctttcttcaggGCTCCTCCTGTATGGGGTGTTATGAAGCATTTACATCTAAAAGTTCCTGAAGTTGCATCCAGGAAGTCTCAAATGTATGGATACCTCCTGGACCAAGATAAGTAAGGGGCTTCCATTTCATCTTTCCTTAGGCTTCTTCTTACAAAGATGAAATTGCAACTTCAATGACATGAGGATTGACCATACCTTTGTTGATCATGCAGGGCTCTCCAAACATTGCCTGATCTTCCTGATTTCCCGGTGTCATTAAGACCTGATGACTACAGTTTGCCAGAAGTGGATCCAGCATGGGATGTTGAAAGATGGGAACTCCAGACTCACACCCTTAAGGAGCATCTCAAAGATGGTGAGTATGAGATGGAACCTGAATAAACTGTTTGCCTTAACCCCATATGTGTTTCTGTATTCAGATTTCACCTTGTATGATTTGTGGGTGAAGACTGTATATACTTGACATAAAAGACATAGTTAGACATTGTTTTCCTCAAGTAATGATTGCACTTTTTTGCTTGTTTTATTTATCTGGTAAGGACTTTAAACATTTAATTGAATCGCTAGAATACTCATTGCAAAATTTCTAGATGAATGGGGGCTACTAGATAGGCTCAAGACCCACTAAACTTGAGTTGGCTTGATGAAATTTGATCCTCTGAAAATGCTGGGACATAACCGAGCTTTGGGTTGGAGGGAGTTAAAATTTTAACCAGATGGAATAGGAGTTGACCAACAGAGACTACTGTGATTGACCTATTTCAGCATCATCTTGTGAAGGATCCATTATTGGCTGAGTTTCAAACCAGAATTCAGATCTTTAATCTTGGTGAATAAAGAAGCTAAGCTTGAATTCTTCACTGGAAATAGAGCGTTCTAGTCAGAATCAGCATTTTGGCTATAAATATTAAATCTTGatgatatatcatcatgatgCCTTCATGTTAATGAGTGATTCTAAAAGCTTATCTAGGAATTTATTAACCTAATCAACTGGATGCAAGTCtgtcattttcttttccacttTTGGAAGCCACTTAGTTCCCCAACCACCCACTTGAATTATAGTATGTGTGGAAGGTAGTAACAATACCTACTTACCTCCTTGTGCGTGTCTTCGGAAATATTCAGTTTTAAGGCTCTGGGAAGGCTACCATCCAGATCATAGCTTATTTTGGTGAGTTAGTGGGTTTTGAAAGATGATAGGTTGCAAGACCTATATATTTATGATCAAAAGTCACTTGTTCCAGTCTTGAAATAGGCCAAATCCATTCATCCAGGATTATTTGACATGCCAAGAAGCAACTTGCTTTGATCAGAAGCTTATTCTGGATCTAAAATACACTTCCACTTGTTTTGACTTCTGCGTTGAGAAATTAGAAGtggattttttaatttttttttttgagctcaGCACcatttagggaattggagaggattattttcctagTTTCATTTAGGACTAGAACCAGTTGATTACAGAGAGAAAGTTACTCTTTCACCCTCGGTAAATGGAATCAAGGGTTATAAATCCCTTTGCCCTTATTGTTCAAAGTCCAACATTGCCCTTAGCTTAGAGAGGAGTACCGTTCGCTCAATGGCAATAAAGACAAGAGTCTCTTCACCATAAGCGAAAAAGAAACTTGGTCCTAATTACGAGTGGGAATGGTCTACTAAGTTTTCTATCAATCTTTGTTCCACGGGTCTTATTGTAGAGGGGCGAAAATACCATTCTTTTGCTAATCCAAAGTGTTAATTAGATATCTTTAGAttcatcatctctctctttgtaTAAGGACAAATTTTTCCTTTACCACACCatcatagggttttagtatatcCCCAAAATAACCTCCCGATAACCTCCTGCCTGCACATCTAAAACCTCATTCTGACTGATCTGGATCAGAATCGTCACTGTCCAATCCCATCTCTGTTTCTGCATTTTAAAACTCTACACATTGGGAGTTGGGATCAGCCACCCACATGGTAGGAGCAGTGGGGACAGATTCCAACCCTCCAGGggctgtgggacccacaccccatggagggttcagatttGTCCCCACCGTCCCCAAGTGGGGAGCAGCTCCGGACTCGCACATAGGCATTAAAGATGGTCGATCTAAATTTCTCTCACTAAATACATAGCTGCTGCAATCGTTTTGAAACCATGGAACACACAGATGACAGcaattaattaaaagaaaaaaaaaatcttaaagaGATTGGTTAAAAACAAAGTTTCATGTCATGAGAAGCAAAAAAACTCCCCATAATCTCCTTGGAGCCTAacttatatatttaaaaaaaaaaaaaactccccaTAATCGCTTTCTGCAATTCATACTACTACGACTACTGATGAAGAGCTTGATATTAACCTCGGTGGTTGCATGCGGAGTGCAGATAAGACAGTAAGAACAAGGAACATCATCACAGCCAAGtaagagaaaatgagagaagCCGTGACTCTGTTACAGAACTTCCCGAAGTGGTCGCATATTGGCATCCAACCTGTGTAGCTATTTCCATGAGCACCAACCTCACCAATTGCAGTTGATGCAGCACAAGCGGCCATCAGCAATGTCATCATCACCTGAGAgtgaagagagatagagatagagagagagagaaatcaaattttaaaaaaccaaatttgtgtgccattaagaagaaaaataatttgaTACCCTCTTAAGCTACCCTACCAAATCATgcaaaaacaggaaaaaatagGTCAATCGATGATAAATAAAGCAAACAGTGCCCAAGGAAAGCAGAGAGAGGACACATGCAGCAACGTTTGCATCTGCAAAGAACCTGCAAataaacccccccccaaaaaaaaacataagaacaTATGGGTCAAATCCGACGATTTCGGCCGAGAAATCTCAAtcacaaaagaaagaggagaagaaaaaaaaaaattatggatttCAATCTGAATCGTACCGAAAAGCCGGCACATAATTGTATTTTGCGCTAAAAGAAACTCCAAACACTGAAGTAGTTTGTTTGCTGGTGAACATCAAGCATGCTGCAGTCAACGTGCATACAGCCACCAATGTTCTCAGCAAAGCTTGGGCCACCATAAGATATTTTCCTCCTCTGGTGTTTGTAAGAGTTGGGTCTTGTGATTCTTTGGATTGAACGCCCTCCATTGAAGAAGAACTCTGCAAAGaatgaaaaactgaaaaaaggctttatttctttctttatttttgccagaaagaaaaacagaggaaaaaGCAGGGCACAAGAGCGCGGTCCACAGATGTTGGATATAGGAACCTTGTTATTAATATGGACTGGACTTTCTATATATAGGATCAGACTAAAGAAGAGTCAGAGAGTTGAGAGGAATCCGTCTCTTTTTATGCTTGGGATTTAGAAAGTTTTAGTCTTttagatgagattttttttttttttccgagtATCAATTCAATCCAAAATCCAATCTCTCTTTTTAGAAGCTATGTCACATAAGAATTAGAAAAGGATTTGGTCTTCCGTGCTGGAATCCTAAAGAAATATAGACCGTTTGCTGGCCGACCCATTCTGGGCCtaaattttaggattttatctGATTTGATTTCTAACTATGGTAGTATCATCCTTTCCAACCATGATTTGTAAccttttttgttcaattttggggcccttttttttttccccaacttgCTATTACCTATTTAGACAATTTGGATCAGATTTAAAATCCCGGAATTGGTATATTTCAGATAAGGCCGTAAGGGTATCATATTTCATGCCGAACTGGTCGGACCGGATGATTCAGCTCGGATCCAATCAAATCAAACCCTTACAGACCAGTTTTGGTCTGGGTTTTATGAAATGGTAGAAGccgaaaccaataaaaaaaaaaaaaaaacctaaaaagagCCCATTAAGGCAACCCGATGAAAAATCGAGACTGACCTTCAgtttaatggtttggtttttagTTGACTTATTATTAATTTGACTAAACCAAaccaaccaattgacacccctaattccAAGCATCTAGGGTTTTGTATTTGCATACAAAATGATGGGGCAGAGCTGGATAGGGGGAACGGATCAACCTGTGGCAATtccgatccgatccaatttCTTTTCTTAACCCTGGTTTGGATAATCTTCCTCATTATAGACGAAACGACAGACAGTAAATAAAAATCGTCGGATTCGAATACTTGATTGATTTCCTTTATCTATGATCGTCCCATTAAAGAGGTATAACTTTCAAAAGGTTTGCCTGGCTTCAAAAAAGAAAGGCTTTATCAAAAAGTACTCATAATGAATGGTTTATATCAAAGGGTCCCATGATAACGCAGAAAGGTTCACCTTGTCGGGTTCAGATCACTAGACTTGGTCGAGAGAAACCTGCAACTAAGCACGTGGGATCAGCATATCGTGCATGTGAATAGGTAAAAGACCCTGCTTCCACTATATGATATGATAGTACTATAATCTAAATGTAGCAAatcagtactttttttttttttttttttttttttggattcctCGAACAGAGCTTACAGCTTTCTTGATGATTTGATCCTATCATATCATCAATGATGAATTTCATATTCATAACGGAACTGAGAAAGGCTGCGCAAAGTAAATCCGAAATTAATTTTGTGGGTAGAGGCGAAAAAATCGAAGTCTTTactcttcttcaattctttctttttgggaatTCGATCCACTTCATCGGTCGTTATCCGGCAAAGGCCATTGATGGACAAGGAAATTCTCCGCAAAAGGTAACATTTTATTATTGGATTAGATTGGATTGGTAACTATTTGTTTCGTGATCCCATGGATTGGTAACTATTTGTTctctgtggcacagagaacattagCCCTTAATGAATTATGGATTTTATTTCAGATtatttgggttaattgggtAGACAGTGAAATGGGATTCTGGGATATCGAATTGAAAATTGTATAGAGGTCATTGTGTGTTGGAGCAGTGCCATGGCCAGGATGAATCTGATCTGTTTTAGCAGAGAAAGTCCAAAAAGCATACAGAAAAATTTGTGTAACCCTGATTAGTTTTCATCTACATATGTGAATTAGAGAGATTGTGCTTGATTGCTTAATTATGGATCTTTGTATAAGTTGAAATTTCTTCAGCTTCTGCGGATCCTTGGTTCAGTTCAATAGTTACTACTTACAACTGGGATATTGCTTTGGCTGCTCACCACGAACCATGCGATCTCAACATATATTTAGATCTCATTTTACAGCTCTGGGTATGTCTGTACAATTACTAGCTCCaaaacattatcaattttgattattaaatttcacattattttgcaatcaaattctttttctttttctttttttgaagaaattaaaATAGATTTTATATTAGAAGATGTTGGACGAAATGTCCGAACTACCCTCCCAACTTTTGTTTTCTCTGCCTACCATGTTCCCAAATCCCCATGGTTTGTCTGCCCAGCAAATCATGATTACacaattcttcttttttccttttaaaagtGAATTCACTCACTTTACTTGCCTACGATTTTCACTCTGATCTACCTTCGAATATCCCATACCAAACTTGAAACCCATTCAAAAGACCCCCAATACCCAATTTAGTATTGGATCTCCAAATTAATAAGCCCATGCCGTATCCAACAAGGAGAAGACACCTGACCAAGACCTACCAAacattgtttttttggtaagaacctACCAAACATTGTTGGTGAAGGTCTTAGTGATGAGCCTCCCTAAATTGACCCGACATCAATATTTCAGCCACAATCATAGATAAGACTAACCGCAGAGTCCTCTACCCACAAGTCAAGTTTCACTCAGTTCAAGTTGACTCTCTGAAAAACCCATTAAAAGCCAATACTACAAAGAGGATACTTAGGCATGGTAAGGGGTCTGCCATTACATGGTATGGttgattgaatttgaagctAACACTCGAAAGGTGAACAGCCCAGACCTTGATCTATCTATCCAATGATAATAATTGGCAACATCATCTTGGAATCAGAAGATCACCCACTTGAATGGCCATAGTAGTCCCCATTCTTTGTTTGGTGGAGTGGGTAGGGTGGTGCTTGAGGTGGTTGTGCATCGGATCCATCATTTACAAGGCTTATGCCGCCACCGAAGTCTCGCgaaaaaataaaaccagaaaaaaaattaattgaaaatTGAATCCTTTACAGTTGAAGATGGGGTTGCTGCCCCATATCAGGGTATTGAGGACTAAGAAGACACAATATATACACGGGAATGAACGAACCAGACAACACGGAGATGACTGGCCTTGATAAGTCAATTACTGATGTCGAAGTATTTTGGATCTGCTGGAAAATGGTACTCCACGTTCAACTGCCAACACAAAGCAACAATGCTCCATTAGACAAACCAACCAAGGTAAAAGACAACTGGATGCAGAGCTAAGCATTACACAGGAAGGAAGAATTATAACTCATCATTCAGAACAGGGTGTagtaaaacattttttttttttttttgggtgaatggcGTAGTAAAACATTACCACCCTTACAAGCGAAGTTACCATGCCAGGCCTGCAAAggatgaaaaaggaaaatagcaAGGTACAAGGCACAAAGGAGAAAGTAACATACAGCTGTCCTACCTCTGGACCCTTTACAGTTGCTTATATCATGACCTAGCAATAAAACCAGTAATCCAGTATAGCccttttccatttttcctttttcttaattGCTCATCCCCAACCCA
The nucleotide sequence above comes from Telopea speciosissima isolate NSW1024214 ecotype Mountain lineage chromosome 3, Tspe_v1, whole genome shotgun sequence. Encoded proteins:
- the LOC122653868 gene encoding CASP-like protein 1F1, whose product is MEGVQSKESQDPTLTNTRGGKYLMVAQALLRTLVAVCTLTAACLMFTSKQTTSVFGVSFSAKYNYVPAFRFSAEIVGFDPYVLMFFFGGGFICRFFADANVAACVLSLLSLGTVCFIYHRLTYFFLFLHDLVMMTLLMAACAASTAIGEVGAHGNSYTGWMPICDHFGKFCNRVTASLIFSYLAVMMFLVLTVLSALRMQPPRLISSSSSVVVVV